In Pseudomonas sp. MM213, a genomic segment contains:
- a CDS encoding type I secretion system permease/ATPase, which translates to MTSMESGNTGVDPRLSFDDPLLDGLLILCKLHGATVSRASLSAGLPMAHQRLSLDLLPRAAARASLQARLLRRELDDISALNLPVLLILDNGRTAVLRRFGDDGRLLILPSEADGGEQWVSREELAESYSGQALFARPRHELEDLRSPLVPRVEAWFRDTLKLSKWLYSDAILASFLINLLGLMVPLFVMQTYDRVVPNQATSTLWVLSIGLLIGTGFELALRVVRAHLLDTAGKKTDVILSATLFERITGMSMKARPATIGGFAQSIHDFQGLREFLTAVTLTSLIDLPFAALMLVVIGLLGGWLVVIPLLAFPITILFAMVIQVRLRDTVQKSLTLGAERQALLIETLGGLETLKACSAESERQHKWESTHGALTRLDSHARNLSALATNGTLFIQQFSGMATIVAGVYSIIAGNLSVGALVATYMLGSRVLAPLGQIAGLITRYQQAQLTMKSTDALMGLPQERDAKQRPLERTQLQGALDVSGVTFRYNGQNAPALANISFSLKPGERVGIIGRSGSGKSTLGRLVMGFYEPEEGQLLLDGLDLRQLDVADLRQQIGYVAHDLPLLAGSLRDNLTLGARYISDARMLEVAELTGVTELARQHPQGFDRPVGERGQLLSGGQRQAVLLARALLLDPPIMLLDEPTSAMDNSSEDVLRQKLHGWVQGKTLLLVTHRTSMLSLVDRLVVLDNGRIVADGPKEAVIDALRKGRVGSAAV; encoded by the coding sequence GTGACCAGCATGGAATCCGGCAACACTGGTGTCGATCCGCGGCTGAGCTTCGATGACCCGCTTCTGGACGGTCTGTTGATTCTCTGCAAACTTCATGGCGCGACGGTCAGTCGCGCCAGCCTGAGTGCCGGGCTGCCAATGGCACACCAACGCCTGAGCCTGGACCTGCTGCCGCGCGCAGCGGCCCGGGCCAGTTTGCAGGCGCGTTTGTTGCGCCGTGAACTGGACGACATTTCTGCGCTCAACCTGCCCGTGCTGCTGATCCTCGACAACGGTCGCACCGCCGTGCTGCGTCGCTTTGGCGATGATGGTCGCCTGCTGATTCTGCCAAGCGAAGCCGACGGCGGCGAGCAATGGGTCAGCCGTGAAGAGCTGGCCGAAAGCTACAGCGGCCAGGCCTTGTTCGCCCGGCCACGGCATGAACTCGAAGACCTGCGCTCGCCTCTGGTGCCGCGTGTGGAGGCGTGGTTTCGCGACACCTTGAAGCTGTCGAAGTGGCTGTACAGCGATGCGATCCTGGCGAGTTTCCTGATCAACCTGCTGGGGCTGATGGTGCCGTTGTTCGTGATGCAGACCTACGACCGAGTGGTGCCGAACCAGGCCACTTCGACCCTGTGGGTGCTTTCCATCGGCTTGCTGATCGGCACCGGTTTCGAGCTGGCATTGCGGGTGGTCCGCGCGCACTTGCTGGACACCGCCGGCAAGAAGACCGACGTGATCCTGTCCGCGACCTTGTTCGAACGCATCACCGGCATGTCGATGAAAGCGCGGCCAGCGACCATCGGCGGTTTTGCCCAGAGCATCCATGACTTCCAGGGCCTGCGCGAATTCCTCACCGCCGTCACCCTGACCAGCCTGATCGACCTGCCCTTCGCCGCACTGATGCTGGTGGTGATCGGCCTGCTCGGTGGCTGGCTGGTAGTCATTCCGTTGCTGGCGTTTCCGATCACGATCCTGTTCGCGATGGTGATTCAGGTACGGCTGCGCGACACCGTGCAAAAAAGCCTGACCCTCGGCGCCGAACGCCAGGCGCTGCTGATCGAAACCCTCGGCGGCCTGGAAACCCTCAAGGCCTGCAGCGCCGAAAGCGAGCGCCAGCACAAATGGGAAAGCACCCACGGCGCCCTCACCCGCCTCGACAGCCACGCGCGCAACCTCTCGGCGCTGGCCACCAACGGCACGCTGTTCATCCAGCAGTTCTCCGGCATGGCGACCATCGTCGCCGGGGTCTACAGCATCATCGCCGGCAACCTCAGCGTCGGCGCGCTGGTGGCGACCTACATGCTTGGCAGCCGCGTACTCGCACCGCTGGGGCAGATCGCCGGGCTGATCACGCGCTATCAGCAAGCGCAACTGACCATGAAAAGTACCGATGCGCTGATGGGCCTGCCGCAGGAGCGCGATGCGAAACAGCGGCCATTGGAGCGCACGCAACTGCAAGGCGCCCTCGACGTCAGCGGCGTGACCTTTCGCTACAACGGCCAGAATGCACCAGCGCTGGCCAACATCAGTTTCAGCCTCAAACCTGGTGAGCGGGTCGGCATCATCGGTCGCAGCGGTTCGGGCAAAAGCACCCTGGGGCGACTGGTCATGGGGTTCTACGAACCGGAAGAAGGCCAGTTGCTGCTCGATGGCCTGGACCTGCGGCAACTGGACGTCGCCGACCTGCGCCAGCAGATCGGTTACGTCGCCCATGACCTGCCGTTGCTGGCCGGCAGCCTGCGCGACAACCTGACACTCGGCGCACGCTACATCAGCGATGCGAGGATGCTGGAGGTGGCCGAACTGACCGGCGTCACCGAGCTCGCGCGCCAACACCCACAAGGGTTTGACCGCCCCGTCGGCGAACGCGGGCAGTTGTTGTCGGGGGGGCAACGCCAAGCCGTATTGCTGGCCCGCGCCTTGTTGCTCGACCCGCCAATCATGCTGCTCGACGAACCCACCAGCGCCATGGACAACAGCAGCGAAGATGTCCTGCGGCAAAAACTTCACGGTTGGGTCCAGGGCAAAACCTTGCTGCTGGTGACCCACCGCACCTCGATGCTGAGCCTGGTGGATCGGCTGGTGGTGCTCGACAACGGGCGGATCGTCGCCGACGGTCCGAAAGAAGCGGTCATCGATGCACTGCGCAAGGGCCGTGTCGGCTCTGCGGCCGTCTAG
- a CDS encoding TolC family outer membrane protein, whose product MRRLNPICSAILLAMACTSQAHAMSLTEAIQSTIATHPELASRVDSRLSADEDVKVAKGGFYPSVDLNASYGRGYSDNTNTRAFGNHHTEILNYTQSELRLRQMLFDGFNTANEVERTKGVVNSRAYYAQGTAQDLALRTIEVYLEVLKRRELVTLAKNNLQAHLRVNDQIGLRTQRGIGSTADADQSVARRALAENNLDTAEVDLADAEANFYAVTGRMPDELETLPSIRGELPATIRDAQQSMVDNNPYLKSAQADVQSAESQYEVAKSPLYPRFDAEAAVGANNNIAGEEGHDNEWRVGVVMNYNLFRGGSDKARLASDAHKINQAMDIRNNALRQLNENIHLAWNAMVNAKKQTPTAREYAETTTRVRAAYQDQFGLGQRTLLDVLDSENELYNANRRYTEVRYTEEFSMYRVLANMGQLLSKQRVVLPADAIARTEVKNEARLPELK is encoded by the coding sequence ATGCGCCGATTGAACCCCATCTGCAGTGCGATTCTATTGGCGATGGCCTGTACTTCTCAGGCTCACGCCATGTCACTGACCGAGGCGATCCAGAGCACCATTGCGACCCACCCGGAACTGGCGTCGCGGGTGGACAGCCGTCTGTCGGCCGATGAAGACGTGAAAGTCGCCAAGGGGGGCTTTTATCCTTCCGTGGATCTGAACGCCTCGTACGGGCGCGGGTACAGCGATAACACCAACACCCGGGCCTTCGGCAATCACCACACGGAAATCCTGAACTACACCCAATCGGAACTGCGTCTGCGGCAGATGCTGTTCGATGGCTTCAACACGGCCAACGAAGTCGAGCGCACCAAAGGCGTGGTCAACTCCCGGGCCTATTACGCGCAGGGCACCGCACAGGATCTGGCCCTGCGCACCATCGAGGTCTACCTCGAAGTGCTCAAGCGCCGCGAACTGGTGACGCTGGCCAAGAACAACCTGCAAGCCCACCTGCGGGTCAACGACCAGATCGGCCTGCGCACCCAGCGCGGGATCGGCAGCACCGCTGACGCCGACCAGTCCGTGGCGCGTCGGGCCCTCGCGGAAAACAACCTCGACACCGCGGAAGTCGATCTGGCCGATGCCGAAGCGAATTTCTACGCCGTCACGGGGCGCATGCCCGATGAACTGGAAACGCTGCCATCGATTCGCGGCGAATTGCCGGCCACGATCCGGGATGCCCAACAGAGCATGGTCGACAACAACCCGTACCTGAAATCGGCCCAGGCAGATGTGCAATCGGCCGAGAGCCAGTACGAAGTCGCCAAGTCGCCGCTCTACCCACGCTTCGACGCTGAAGCCGCGGTGGGGGCGAATAACAACATCGCCGGTGAAGAAGGTCACGACAACGAATGGCGCGTCGGCGTCGTGATGAACTACAACCTGTTCCGCGGTGGCAGCGACAAGGCACGACTGGCCTCCGACGCGCACAAGATCAACCAGGCCATGGACATCCGCAACAACGCCCTGCGCCAGCTCAACGAGAACATTCACCTGGCCTGGAACGCCATGGTCAACGCGAAAAAACAAACCCCGACGGCCCGCGAATACGCCGAAACCACTACCCGCGTACGGGCGGCGTATCAAGACCAGTTCGGCCTCGGCCAACGGACCCTGCTTGACGTGCTCGACAGTGAAAACGAACTCTACAACGCCAACCGTCGCTATACCGAAGTGCGCTACACCGAGGAATTCTCGATGTACCGCGTGCTGGCAAACATGGGCCAGTTGCTGAGCAAACAACGCGTGGTGCTGCCCGCCGATGCGATTGCCCGGACCGAAGTGAAAAACGAAGCCCGTTTGCCTGAACTGAAGTAG
- a CDS encoding retention module-containing protein, with translation MATLIGIVSKVIGQVFAQGSDGTRRVLIEGDRLFAGDQLITGAEGAVAVHLQNGQELTLGRGSSLQMNPQLLVDHASHVNTPEATTPTQAQLSDVERVQKAIAAGDDPTQTAEATAAGPGTPGAPGGALGGGHSFVLLEEVAGRVDPTVGFPTAGFNGIPEFPRERLAGDPDNGGNATAAPIVADTPDRPDIPDTPDNPDNPVTLDGLDVEGGELTVYEKNLTYGTDPDAPALTQSGTFTVTALDGLQTLTVGGIAVVTAGVAAGFPQSSETDTGAIFTITGYNPATGVVSYSYTLRYDSDHPNPGGADSISENFDVTAKDVNGSTATGQINVNIVDDTPNANPDATSVVEGGTVSGNVLWNDVAGADGPLLGGGVVGVRAGSDTSTPVNGGLNTHINGTYGYLTLDAQGNAEYHSYPNGVNGPGATDVFTYTLRDNDGDESTTTITIDVSNGCISPVTLNGLDAYGGELTVYEKNLTYGTDPDAPALTQTGTFNVNAPDGLLTLTVGGIAVVTAGVAAGFPQSSETDTGAIFTITGYNPATGVVSYSYTLRYDSDHPNPGGADSISEHFDVVAKDVDGSTATGQINVNIVDDTPNANPDATSVVEGGTVSGNVLWNDVAGADGPLLGGGVVGVRAGSDTSTPVNGGLNTHINGTYGYLTLDAQGNAEYHSYPNGVNGPGATDVFTYTLRDNDGDESTTTITIDVSNGCISPVTLNGLDAYGGELTVYEKNLTYGTDPDAPALTQTGTFNVNAPDGLLTLTVGGIAVVTAGVAAGFPQSSETDTGAIFTITGYNPATGVVSYSYTLRYDSDHPNPGGADSISENFDVTAKDVNGSTATGQINVNIVDDTPNANPDATSVVEGGTVSGNVLWNDVAGADGPLLGGGVVGVRAGSDTSTPVNGGLNTHINGTYGYLTLDAQGNAEYHSYPNGVNGPGATDVFTYTLRDNDGDESTTTITIDVSNGCISPVTLNGLDAYGGELTVYEKNLTYGTDPDAPALTQTGTFNVNAPDGLLTLTVGGIAVVTAGVAAGFPQSSETDTGAIFTITGYNPATGVVSYSYTLRYDSDHPNPGGADSISENFDVTAKDVNGSTATGQINVNIVDDTPNANPDATSVVEGGTVSGNVLWNDVAGADGPLLGGGVVGVRAGSDTSTPVNGGLNTHINGTYGYLTLDAQGNVEYHSTPNAVNGPGATDVFTYTLRDDDGDESTTTITIDVSNGCINAVSDNGVTIITNVLSGNVTVPGDVLLANDIDANANPLTVSPTTFNTGWIVKGADFTGSNPSYSFTGNNAQSVTIARSAFVANTAAMTAVLVVSGALGEAKNNNGNGNGNGNGNGNGNSNSNSNDEDHITVTLKQGETLNLDHNLAGGHVSMEYSVNGGSFIGIGDGQTITAAVDGTYQIHIINIDDGGHGNGKGAENYQLTLTVDYSGAHNTTPDYHGAYAVDDSTAVTISYQDGHTLTGTTGDDMLVAGTGNNVINAGDGNDVLTAGAGNNELHGGAGNDLLYSGAGNDLLDGGAGIDTASYAHATAGVKVDLSLLGAQNTVGAGTDTLTAIENLTGSSFDDKLTGDSHNNIITGGLGNDVLNGGGGDDVLIGGLGNNTLTGGAGADSFLWLKGNSGHDVVTDFTPGTDKLDLSQLLQGENGTAASLDDYLHFKVTGSGDSLVTSIDVSGMAGAAPNQTIDLAGVDLASHYGVTPGAGGVIAGADTATIINGMLNDHSLKVDTV, from the coding sequence ATGGCTACGCTCATCGGTATCGTCAGTAAGGTCATTGGTCAGGTGTTCGCCCAGGGGAGCGACGGTACCCGGCGTGTGCTGATCGAGGGGGACCGGCTGTTTGCCGGCGATCAACTGATCACCGGGGCCGAAGGCGCGGTGGCGGTGCACCTGCAAAATGGCCAGGAACTGACGCTCGGGCGTGGCAGCAGTCTGCAAATGAACCCTCAGTTGCTGGTGGATCACGCCTCCCATGTGAATACACCTGAAGCGACCACGCCGACTCAGGCTCAACTGTCAGATGTCGAGCGAGTACAAAAAGCCATCGCGGCGGGCGACGACCCGACCCAAACCGCTGAAGCGACCGCGGCGGGGCCGGGCACACCGGGTGCGCCCGGCGGTGCATTGGGCGGCGGTCATAGTTTTGTGCTGCTGGAGGAAGTGGCCGGGCGGGTCGATCCGACTGTCGGTTTTCCCACGGCGGGCTTCAATGGTATTCCCGAATTTCCCCGGGAGCGTCTGGCCGGTGATCCGGACAATGGCGGCAATGCGACCGCTGCACCGATTGTGGCGGATACCCCGGATCGTCCGGACATTCCGGATACTCCAGACAATCCAGACAATCCCGTCACCCTGGATGGCCTCGACGTAGAGGGCGGCGAGCTGACCGTCTACGAGAAAAACCTCACCTACGGCACCGACCCGGACGCACCGGCCCTGACCCAATCCGGCACCTTCACCGTCACCGCGCTGGACGGTCTGCAAACCCTGACCGTGGGCGGCATTGCCGTGGTTACGGCGGGCGTGGCGGCAGGTTTCCCGCAATCGAGCGAGACCGACACCGGTGCGATCTTCACCATCACCGGTTACAACCCGGCCACCGGTGTGGTGAGTTACAGCTACACGTTGCGTTACGACAGCGACCACCCGAATCCCGGTGGTGCCGACAGCATCTCCGAGAACTTCGATGTGACGGCCAAGGATGTCAACGGCAGCACCGCGACCGGACAGATCAACGTCAACATCGTCGATGACACACCGAACGCCAACCCGGACGCGACCTCGGTGGTGGAGGGCGGCACCGTCAGCGGCAACGTGCTGTGGAATGACGTCGCCGGCGCCGACGGACCCTTGCTCGGCGGTGGCGTGGTCGGCGTGCGCGCCGGCTCGGATACTTCGACCCCGGTCAACGGCGGCCTCAACACTCACATCAACGGCACCTACGGTTACCTGACCCTGGACGCCCAAGGCAACGCCGAATATCACAGCTACCCGAACGGGGTGAACGGCCCCGGTGCGACCGACGTGTTCACCTACACCTTGCGTGATAACGACGGTGACGAAAGCACCACGACCATCACCATCGACGTCAGCAACGGCTGCATCAGCCCGGTCACCCTCAACGGCCTTGACGCGTATGGCGGTGAACTGACCGTCTACGAGAAAAACCTCACCTACGGCACCGACCCGGACGCACCAGCGCTGACCCAGACCGGCACCTTCAACGTCAACGCGCCGGATGGCCTGCTGACCCTCACCGTCGGCGGCATCGCCGTGGTCACGGCGGGTGTGGCGGCAGGTTTCCCGCAATCGAGCGAGACCGACACCGGCGCGATTTTCACCATCACCGGTTACAACCCGGCGACCGGTGTGGTGAGCTACAGCTACACGTTGCGTTACGACAGCGACCACCCGAATCCCGGTGGTGCCGACAGCATTTCCGAACACTTCGACGTGGTGGCCAAGGATGTCGACGGCAGCACCGCGACCGGGCAGATCAACGTCAACATCGTCGATGACACGCCGAACGCCAACCCCGACGCAACGTCGGTGGTGGAGGGCGGCACCGTCAGCGGCAACGTGCTGTGGAATGACGTCGCCGGCGCCGATGGCCCCTTGCTCGGCGGTGGCGTGGTCGGCGTGCGCGCCGGCTCGGATACTTCGACCCCGGTGAATGGCGGGCTCAACACCCACATCAACGGCACCTACGGTTACCTGACCCTGGACGCCCAGGGCAACGCCGAATACCACAGCTACCCGAACGGGGTGAACGGCCCCGGTGCGACCGACGTGTTCACCTACACCTTGCGTGATAACGACGGTGACGAAAGCACCACGACGATCACCATCGACGTCAGCAACGGCTGCATCAGCCCGGTCACCCTCAACGGCCTCGACGCGTATGGCGGTGAACTGACCGTTTACGAAAAAAACCTCACCTACGGCACCGACCCGGATGCTCCGGCCCTGACCCAGACCGGCACCTTCAACGTCAACGCGCCGGATGGCTTGCTGACCCTCACCGTGGGCGGCATCGCCGTGGTCACTGCCGGCGTGGCGGCAGGTTTCCCGCAATCGAGCGAGACCGACACCGGTGCGATCTTCACCATCACCGGTTACAACCCGGCCACCGGTGTGGTGAGTTACAGCTACACGTTGCGTTACGACAGCGACCACCCGAATCCCGGTGGTGCCGACAGCATCTCCGAGAACTTCGATGTGACGGCCAAGGATGTGAATGGCAGCACCGCGACCGGACAGATCAACGTCAACATCGTCGATGACACGCCGAACGCCAACCCCGACGCAACGTCGGTGGTGGAGGGCGGCACCGTCAGCGGCAACGTGCTGTGGAATGACGTCGCCGGCGCCGATGGCCCCTTGCTCGGCGGTGGCGTGGTCGGCGTGCGCGCCGGCTCGGATACTTCGACCCCGGTGAATGGCGGGCTCAACACCCACATCAACGGCACCTACGGTTACCTGACCCTGGACGCCCAGGGCAACGCCGAATACCACAGCTACCCGAACGGGGTGAACGGCCCCGGTGCGACCGACGTGTTCACCTACACCTTGCGTGATAACGACGGTGACGAAAGCACCACGACGATCACCATCGACGTCAGCAACGGCTGCATCAGCCCGGTCACCCTCAACGGCCTCGACGCGTATGGCGGTGAACTGACCGTTTACGAAAAAAACCTCACCTACGGCACCGACCCGGATGCTCCGGCCCTGACCCAGACCGGCACCTTCAACGTCAACGCGCCGGATGGCTTGCTGACCCTCACCGTGGGCGGCATCGCCGTGGTCACTGCCGGCGTGGCGGCAGGTTTCCCGCAATCGAGCGAGACCGACACCGGTGCGATCTTCACCATCACCGGTTACAACCCGGCGACCGGCGTGGTGAGCTACAGCTACACGTTGCGTTACGACAGCGACCACCCGAATCCCGGTGGTGCCGACAGCATCTCCGAGAACTTCGATGTGACGGCCAAGGATGTCAACGGCAGCACCGCGACCGGACAGATCAACGTCAACATCGTCGATGACACACCGAACGCCAACCCGGACGCGACCTCGGTGGTGGAGGGCGGCACCGTCAGCGGCAACGTGCTGTGGAATGACGTCGCCGGCGCCGACGGACCCTTGCTCGGCGGTGGCGTGGTCGGCGTGCGCGCCGGCTCGGATACTTCGACCCCGGTCAACGGCGGCCTCAACACTCACATCAACGGCACCTACGGTTACCTGACCCTGGACGCCCAGGGCAACGTCGAATACCACAGCACCCCGAATGCCGTGAACGGCCCCGGCGCGACCGACGTGTTCACCTACACCCTGCGTGATGACGACGGTGACGAAAGCACCACGACCATCACCATCGACGTCAGCAACGGCTGCATCAACGCGGTCAGCGACAATGGCGTCACCATCATCACCAACGTCCTGTCGGGCAACGTCACTGTGCCGGGCGACGTGCTGCTGGCCAACGACATCGATGCCAACGCCAACCCGCTGACCGTATCGCCAACCACCTTCAACACTGGCTGGATTGTCAAAGGTGCGGACTTTACCGGCAGCAACCCGAGCTACAGCTTCACCGGCAACAACGCTCAATCGGTGACCATCGCGCGCAGCGCATTCGTCGCCAACACCGCAGCCATGACCGCGGTGCTGGTGGTCAGCGGAGCGTTGGGCGAAGCCAAAAACAACAACGGCAACGGCAACGGCAACGGCAACGGCAACGGCAACGGTAACAGCAACAGCAACAGCAATGACGAGGACCACATCACCGTCACCCTCAAACAGGGTGAAACCCTGAACCTCGATCACAACCTGGCGGGCGGTCACGTCAGCATGGAGTACTCGGTCAACGGCGGCTCGTTCATCGGCATCGGCGATGGCCAGACCATCACCGCCGCAGTAGACGGCACCTACCAGATCCACATCATCAACATCGATGACGGCGGGCATGGCAACGGCAAGGGCGCGGAAAATTATCAACTGACCCTGACCGTCGACTACTCCGGCGCCCACAACACCACCCCGGACTATCACGGCGCCTACGCCGTCGACGACAGCACAGCGGTGACCATCAGCTATCAGGACGGACACACCCTAACCGGCACAACGGGTGACGACATGCTGGTGGCGGGCACCGGCAACAACGTGATCAACGCCGGCGACGGCAACGATGTGCTCACCGCCGGTGCGGGCAACAACGAGCTGCACGGTGGCGCCGGCAATGACTTGCTCTACAGCGGCGCGGGCAACGACCTGCTCGACGGCGGCGCCGGTATCGACACCGCGAGCTACGCCCACGCCACCGCCGGGGTCAAAGTGGATCTGAGCCTGCTCGGCGCGCAAAACACCGTGGGTGCCGGCACCGATACCCTGACCGCCATCGAAAACCTCACCGGTTCCAGCTTCGATGACAAACTGACCGGCGACAGCCACAACAACATCATCACCGGCGGCCTCGGCAACGACGTGCTCAACGGTGGCGGCGGCGATGACGTGCTCATCGGCGGCCTCGGCAACAACACCCTCACCGGTGGTGCCGGTGCCGACTCCTTCCTGTGGCTCAAAGGCAACAGCGGCCACGACGTGGTTACCGACTTCACGCCAGGCACCGACAAACTCGACCTGTCGCAACTGCTGCAAGGGGAGAACGGCACGGCGGCGTCGCTGGATGACTACCTGCACTTCAAAGTCACCGGCAGCGGCGATTCACTGGTCACCAGCATCGACGTCAGCGGCATGGCGGGTGCTGCGCCGAACCAGACGATCGACCTGGCCGGTGTCGACCTGGCCAGCCATTACGGTGTGACACCGGGCGCGGGAGGGGTGATTGCCGGGGCGGATACGGCGACCATCATCAACGGCATGTTGAATGACCACTCGTTGAAGGTGGATACCGTGTGA